One part of the bacterium genome encodes these proteins:
- a CDS encoding aspartate 1-decarboxylase translates to MIRTMLKSKIHRATVTEANIEYEGSITIDTDLMAAADLFPYERVDIWDCTNGSRISTYVIPGEAGSGEICINGAAAHLVKPMDKVIIASFVQVDDRECGPDWDARRVFVDERNRIVV, encoded by the coding sequence ATGATCCGCACCATGCTCAAGTCGAAAATCCACCGCGCCACGGTGACCGAGGCCAACATCGAGTACGAAGGCAGCATCACTATCGACACCGATTTGATGGCAGCGGCCGACCTCTTCCCCTACGAGCGCGTGGACATCTGGGATTGCACGAATGGCAGCCGGATCTCCACCTACGTGATTCCCGGGGAGGCCGGCTCCGGCGAGATCTGCATCAACGGTGCGGCGGCCCACCTGGTGAAGCCCATGGACAAGGTGATCATCGCCAGCTTCGTGCAGGTGGACGATCGCGAGTGCGGGCCGGACTGGGATGCGAGGCGCGTGTTCGTGGATGAACGGAACCGCATCGTCGTCTGA
- the smpB gene encoding SsrA-binding protein SmpB, giving the protein MAKKNDSAGEGRIATNRRARFDYEILDTVEAGIALLGPEVKSLRAGNASLAEAYAMLRRGEAWLRGMHIAPYEQAGPENADPLRERKLLLHRHELRRLATKVTERGHTLVPLSLYWKDGRAKVELALVRGKRQTDKRQTIRRREEDREMRRAVRGRGRR; this is encoded by the coding sequence GTGGCAAAGAAGAATGACAGCGCCGGGGAAGGGCGCATCGCGACCAATCGGCGAGCGCGCTTCGACTACGAGATCCTCGACACCGTGGAGGCCGGGATCGCGCTGCTCGGGCCCGAGGTGAAGAGCCTGCGTGCGGGCAACGCGAGCCTGGCAGAGGCCTACGCCATGTTGCGGCGAGGTGAGGCTTGGCTGCGCGGCATGCATATCGCTCCCTACGAGCAGGCCGGGCCCGAGAACGCGGACCCGCTCCGCGAACGCAAACTGCTCCTTCACCGCCATGAGCTGCGGCGGCTCGCTACGAAGGTGACCGAGCGGGGGCATACCCTCGTGCCTCTCTCCCTGTATTGGAAGGACGGCCGCGCAAAGGTCGAGCTCGCCCTGGTTCGGGGTAAGCGACAGACGGACAAGCGGCAGACGATCCGCCGCCGTGAGGAAGATCGGGAGATGCGCCGCGCCGTACGAGGACGCGGAAGGCGTTGA
- a CDS encoding pantoate--beta-alanine ligase: MEIVHETEALQARADKARAVGERIALVPTMGALHAGHLALASAGRALAERVCVSIFVNPSQFNAAADLAAYPRTWEADLSACREAGVDWVFAPEPDAFYPEGYQTWVDVSELSEPLCGAARPGHFRGVATVVSKLLLAAKPHLALFGEKDYQQLAVIRRMTRDLGFGVEIVGVPTVREADGLALSSRNVHLAGEARSQATALVRALDAAEAAVLAGEARPEALEEIARDEIGKAPLAEIDYAELRDPGNLRRLRGTLGGHSLLALAVFFPRASGAGETVRLIDNRVLPKPLPQEERT; this comes from the coding sequence GTGGAGATCGTTCACGAAACCGAGGCGCTCCAGGCGCGAGCCGACAAGGCTCGCGCCGTGGGTGAGCGCATTGCCCTCGTGCCGACGATGGGGGCACTCCATGCCGGCCACCTGGCGCTGGCGTCCGCTGGGCGCGCCCTGGCCGAACGCGTCTGTGTCTCGATCTTCGTGAACCCGAGCCAGTTCAATGCGGCGGCCGATCTCGCGGCCTATCCGCGCACCTGGGAGGCCGACCTTTCGGCTTGCCGCGAGGCTGGTGTCGATTGGGTCTTCGCCCCGGAACCCGACGCGTTCTATCCCGAGGGCTACCAGACCTGGGTCGACGTCTCGGAGCTTTCGGAACCGCTCTGCGGGGCGGCGCGTCCAGGACATTTTCGCGGCGTGGCCACCGTGGTCAGCAAACTCCTGCTCGCGGCCAAACCCCATCTCGCACTCTTCGGTGAGAAGGACTACCAGCAGCTCGCCGTGATCCGTCGCATGACGCGGGATCTGGGCTTCGGGGTCGAGATCGTCGGCGTTCCGACGGTGCGAGAGGCCGACGGGCTGGCGCTTTCGAGCCGCAACGTGCACCTGGCGGGCGAGGCGCGCAGCCAGGCCACGGCCCTGGTGCGGGCCCTCGACGCTGCTGAGGCCGCCGTTCTGGCCGGTGAGGCCCGGCCCGAGGCCCTCGAGGAGATTGCCCGCGACGAGATCGGCAAGGCGCCGCTCGCGGAGATCGACTACGCGGAGCTTCGCGATCCCGGGAATCTCCGCAGGCTTCGCGGGACGTTGGGCGGCCATTCCCTGCTCGCCCTCGCTGTCTTCTTTCCCCGTGCATCCGGTGCGGGCGAGACTGTACGACTGATCGACAATCGCGTGCTGCCCAAGCCGCTACCCCAGGAGGAACGGACATGA
- a CDS encoding matrixin family metalloprotease, protein MRTAALFLGLLHGLCGCTTGPLPPESEAHPGVSYEHNLPDYAVFRASHASVRDPNFVPFMAHRIRVGDGRERLVLCHWDPDEFPLAVYIEEPRIDPSLGDEFRPREPIEYVEAVRRAMALWQADLGDQISFREVGEPGDARLTIRLVGEEAPAPEEDVQVLGLARSPGGACHFEGGDPATGRVDVRFSIPELRLYVADRHGLLLPSQVEKVALHELGHALGMRGHSPIPSDLMYEVARDRIARDGLGLADLNSFQALYTMPSGTVYADLESGKRASQLGPPRGEPQLGLAPHVDSRLGFELQTPDGWMSMPTRYGLVAVDGVAWDYRASFQLNVVRFDTVDAYLARFGRAHLGQSALVEESELIVAGRKALRYVLHTPRGSREEFTFLETGDGRVLVAIGEAPAAEFDTYHAWFDKALLSLELREEGRSAPSRSYAPE, encoded by the coding sequence TTGAGAACGGCGGCCCTGTTTCTCGGGCTCTTGCACGGGCTCTGCGGTTGCACCACCGGCCCCCTCCCGCCCGAGAGCGAGGCGCATCCGGGGGTTTCGTATGAGCACAACCTGCCGGACTACGCGGTCTTCCGGGCCTCTCACGCAAGTGTGCGGGATCCGAATTTCGTGCCCTTCATGGCCCATCGGATTCGCGTCGGCGACGGGCGAGAGCGCCTGGTGTTATGCCACTGGGATCCGGACGAGTTTCCGCTGGCCGTGTACATCGAGGAGCCGCGGATCGATCCATCGCTGGGTGACGAGTTCCGGCCCCGAGAGCCGATCGAATACGTAGAAGCCGTACGCCGGGCCATGGCTCTCTGGCAAGCGGACCTTGGTGACCAGATCTCCTTTCGGGAAGTGGGGGAGCCCGGGGATGCGCGCCTGACGATCCGCTTGGTCGGAGAGGAGGCCCCGGCTCCCGAGGAGGATGTTCAGGTGCTCGGCCTGGCCCGCAGCCCGGGCGGTGCCTGCCATTTCGAGGGCGGTGATCCGGCGACGGGCCGGGTCGATGTGCGTTTCTCGATCCCCGAGCTACGGCTCTACGTTGCAGACCGGCATGGCCTCCTGCTCCCGAGTCAGGTGGAGAAGGTTGCGCTGCACGAGCTGGGCCATGCCCTGGGGATGCGGGGCCATAGCCCGATTCCGTCCGACCTGATGTACGAGGTTGCCCGGGACCGCATCGCCCGGGACGGGCTCGGCCTTGCCGACCTGAATTCGTTCCAGGCCCTCTACACCATGCCGAGCGGAACGGTCTACGCCGATCTCGAATCCGGAAAGCGCGCCAGCCAGCTCGGCCCGCCGCGCGGTGAGCCCCAGTTGGGTCTGGCGCCTCACGTCGATTCGCGCCTCGGCTTCGAACTCCAGACACCCGACGGTTGGATGAGCATGCCGACGCGCTACGGCCTGGTGGCGGTCGACGGAGTGGCCTGGGACTACCGGGCCTCGTTTCAGTTGAACGTGGTTCGCTTCGACACGGTCGATGCCTATCTGGCGCGCTTCGGCCGGGCCCACCTGGGCCAGTCGGCGCTGGTGGAGGAGAGTGAGCTGATCGTGGCGGGCCGCAAGGCGCTCCGGTACGTGCTGCACACTCCCCGCGGAAGTCGCGAAGAGTTCACGTTCCTGGAAACCGGAGACGGCCGGGTCCTGGTGGCCATCGGCGAAGCCCCCGCCGCCGAGTTCGACACCTACCATGCCTGGTTCGACAAGGCGCTCCTCAGTCTGGAGCTTCGCGAGGAGGGGCGATCGGCTCCGTCTCGGAGTTACGCCCCGGAGTAG